Proteins from a single region of Merismopedia glauca CCAP 1448/3:
- a CDS encoding glycosyltransferase, with the protein MLLENVRFALVHEWFTPKATGGSELVVQEILQQIDADIYALIDFESNNPESYLYKRQIGTTFLQSLPFARNGVQKYLPLLPIAIEQLDLRSYDVILSSSHAVAKGILTSPQQVHICYCHTPMRYAWDLTFDYLNHSRLGNGIPGWFTRSLLHSLRHWDVISANRVDYFISNSQHTARRIWRCYRREAKVIYPPVNIDRFTLQVEKKDFYVTVARLVSYKQVELIVRAFNQLGKELVVIGTGSELAQIQQLAKPNVKILGFQPDEVVETYLSQAKAFVYAACEDFGIALVEAQACGTPVIAYGAGGALETVIDLRQHPETGTGILFPKQTEADLITAVEALEERYSQFNPETLRLNAARFAPTVFQKNYMEFVKECLQLRAGVIKSNY; encoded by the coding sequence GTGTTATTAGAAAATGTCCGATTTGCCTTAGTGCATGAATGGTTTACCCCCAAAGCAACTGGGGGTTCTGAATTAGTGGTTCAAGAAATACTCCAGCAAATAGATGCCGATATTTATGCATTGATTGATTTTGAATCGAATAATCCGGAAAGCTATCTATATAAACGTCAGATAGGGACTACTTTTTTACAGTCTTTACCTTTTGCCAGAAACGGAGTCCAGAAATATTTACCATTGTTACCAATAGCAATAGAACAGCTAGATTTGAGAAGCTATGATGTGATTCTTTCTTCCTCCCATGCAGTAGCTAAAGGAATCTTGACTAGTCCTCAGCAAGTTCATATCTGCTACTGTCATACACCCATGCGCTACGCCTGGGATTTAACCTTTGATTACCTGAATCATTCTCGCTTAGGAAACGGAATTCCTGGTTGGTTTACCCGCTCTTTATTACATTCTTTGCGTCACTGGGATGTAATTAGCGCCAATCGGGTAGATTACTTCATTTCTAATTCTCAACATACTGCTCGTCGGATTTGGCGTTGCTATCGACGAGAAGCAAAAGTCATTTACCCACCTGTAAATATTGACCGATTTACTCTCCAAGTAGAAAAAAAAGATTTTTACGTTACAGTCGCCCGTTTAGTCAGCTATAAACAAGTAGAGTTAATTGTTCGTGCTTTTAATCAGTTAGGCAAAGAATTAGTAGTTATTGGTACAGGTTCAGAATTAGCCCAAATTCAGCAGTTAGCTAAACCCAATGTCAAAATTTTGGGTTTTCAACCTGATGAAGTAGTTGAAACTTACCTGTCTCAGGCTAAAGCCTTTGTCTACGCAGCTTGTGAAGATTTTGGCATTGCCTTAGTCGAAGCTCAAGCTTGTGGAACTCCTGTAATTGCTTATGGTGCTGGTGGTGCTCTAGAAACAGTAATCGATCTTCGCCAACATCCAGAAACAGGTACTGGTATACTATTTCCCAAACAAACAGAAGCTGACCTAATTACAGCAGTTGAAGCCTTGGAGGAAAGGTATTCCCAATTTAATCCAGAAACTTTGAGATTAAACGCAGCTAGGTTTGCTCCTACAGTTTTCCAAAAAAATTATATGGAGTTTGTTAAAGAGTGTTTGCAGTTAAGAGCGGGTGTAATTAAATCAAACTATTGA